The Nitrospirales bacterium genome includes a window with the following:
- a CDS encoding acetyl-CoA carboxylase biotin carboxylase subunit produces the protein MMFRKILIANRGEIAMRVIRACRELGIATAAIYAESDATGIYVKKANEAYLVGPGPVQGYLDAQQIVGLAKRIRADAIHPGYGFLAENAEFANLCQEAGITFIGPSAHSIELLGDKVKARELAMKVGVPVVPGTEGSISSFEEGLTFAQRTGYPIMVKASAGGGGRGLRVVRSDDELQEAMEAGSREALAAFGNGELFLEKYVERPHHIEFQLLADKNGYVIHLGERDCSIQRRHQKLIEIAPSLILTPRLRAEMGEAAISLARAAQFYNAGTIEFLLDPDGRYYFLEMNPRIQVEHTVTEQITAVDIVQSQIWIAAGRPLVFGQHEVNLQGYAIQCRINAEDPQNGFRPSSGKVTAYLSPGGVGVRIDGQVYKDYTVPPYYDALLAKLTVHGRTWDEAVRRTHRSLEEFVLRGVKTTIPFLTKIMEEPDFRAGRFDTSYLERHADLYTYEEMVEPEDLVVALSAAIAAYEGL, from the coding sequence ATGATGTTTAGAAAGATCTTAATCGCCAATCGAGGCGAAATTGCTATGCGCGTAATTCGCGCCTGCCGTGAACTGGGCATCGCCACTGCGGCCATTTACGCTGAAAGTGACGCGACCGGCATTTATGTCAAGAAAGCGAACGAGGCCTACTTAGTCGGCCCCGGACCGGTCCAGGGCTACTTGGATGCCCAACAGATTGTCGGACTCGCCAAACGTATTCGTGCCGATGCTATCCATCCCGGCTACGGATTCCTGGCTGAAAACGCCGAATTTGCCAACTTGTGCCAGGAAGCCGGCATCACCTTCATTGGCCCTTCCGCACATTCCATTGAATTATTAGGGGATAAAGTCAAAGCGCGTGAATTGGCGATGAAGGTGGGCGTTCCCGTCGTACCCGGAACCGAAGGCAGTATTTCGTCCTTTGAAGAAGGCCTGACCTTTGCCCAGCGTACAGGCTATCCCATCATGGTCAAGGCCAGTGCTGGCGGAGGAGGACGTGGCCTCCGGGTCGTGCGTTCCGACGATGAACTCCAAGAAGCGATGGAAGCCGGATCGCGTGAAGCGCTTGCGGCTTTTGGCAATGGCGAATTGTTCCTTGAAAAATACGTCGAACGTCCACATCACATCGAGTTCCAGTTGCTGGCCGACAAGAACGGATACGTCATTCATCTGGGAGAACGCGACTGTTCGATTCAGCGCCGACATCAAAAACTGATTGAGATCGCTCCTTCGTTGATCCTAACTCCACGCCTACGCGCGGAGATGGGCGAAGCGGCTATCTCACTGGCCCGCGCGGCTCAATTTTATAATGCTGGGACGATTGAATTTCTCTTGGATCCGGACGGCCGGTACTATTTCCTCGAAATGAACCCTCGCATTCAGGTCGAGCATACGGTCACCGAACAAATTACAGCCGTTGACATCGTGCAATCGCAAATTTGGATCGCGGCAGGCCGTCCGCTGGTTTTTGGTCAGCACGAAGTCAACCTTCAAGGATACGCCATTCAATGTCGGATCAATGCCGAAGACCCGCAAAATGGATTTCGCCCCTCATCTGGAAAAGTGACGGCCTACCTTTCACCTGGTGGAGTCGGAGTTCGGATTGATGGCCAGGTCTATAAAGATTACACAGTCCCGCCCTACTATGATGCGTTGCTCGCAAAACTCACCGTGCATGGCAGAACATGGGACGAAGCGGTCCGGCGGACCCACCGTTCACTCGAAGAATTTGTTCTTCGTGGAGTCAAAACGACCATTCCGTTCTTGACCAAAATCATGGAAGAACCTGATTTTCGCGCAGGTCGCTTTGATACCTCCTATCTTGAAAGACATGCCGATCTGTATACCTATGAAGAAATGGTTGAACCCGAAGACCTGGTTGTAGCATTATCTGCTGCAATCGCCGCCTACGAGGGCCTCTAG
- the oadA gene encoding sodium-extruding oxaloacetate decarboxylase subunit alpha: MASKRHSEKTTKAKSRSSNKKAQSGTEFEIEASPKRRLHITDVALRDGHQSLLATRMRTEDLLPIAQQLDTVGFWSLEVWGGATFDSCLRYLKEDPWERLRAFKEAAPNTRLQMLLRGQNLVGYRHYADDVLEKFIELSAKNGIDVFRIFDALNDLRNMKYAMEVAKSCGKHVEATICYTVSPVHSLNHFVEQAQQLEDLGTDTICIKDMAGLLPPFEAYELLTRLKSTVRVPIHLHTHYTSGMASMSALMAVLGGLDILDTAMSPLAGGTSHPPTESFIAALRNTPYDTGLDLQQLAPAAEGLRNARKRYRQFESDFTGVDTDILVSQVPGGMLSNLAAQLAEQNALDKMKEVLAEIPRVRKDMGYPPLVTPSSQIVGTQATLNVLTGERYKVITNETKNYFRGLYGKPPGSLNSDIRKQSLEGEQPVKGRPADSLDPELLDAQEELKEKETSDEDIISYAMLPSVALQFFDERERGELKPELLEPRGEGGPFVATDLHLAPVEFKVTVHGESYHIRVSGAGRTVDGIKPYYIKVDDKLEEVYLEPLQEVLAGGPETAVAHETKSAGRPKPSQPGDVTTPMPGRVVKVFVSEGDTVESGDPLLVVEAMKMENRIQAPIAGSVSAIHVQEGDEVNPDETLIQLE, translated from the coding sequence ATGGCTTCTAAACGTCACTCAGAGAAAACAACAAAGGCGAAGAGTCGGTCCTCAAACAAAAAGGCGCAGTCTGGGACGGAGTTTGAAATTGAGGCTTCTCCCAAGCGACGGCTGCACATAACGGATGTCGCCCTGCGCGACGGCCATCAATCACTGTTGGCCACGCGCATGCGGACAGAAGACCTTCTTCCGATCGCTCAGCAATTAGACACCGTGGGATTTTGGTCTCTTGAAGTCTGGGGAGGGGCCACCTTTGATTCCTGCCTCCGTTACCTGAAAGAGGATCCTTGGGAACGTCTTCGTGCCTTCAAAGAAGCCGCCCCCAATACACGGCTGCAAATGCTACTCCGTGGACAGAATTTAGTGGGATATCGACATTACGCCGATGATGTGCTTGAAAAATTCATCGAACTTTCCGCGAAAAACGGCATCGATGTTTTTCGTATTTTCGACGCCTTGAACGATCTTCGCAATATGAAATATGCCATGGAAGTCGCCAAGAGCTGTGGCAAACATGTCGAAGCCACCATTTGCTATACCGTCAGCCCGGTTCACAGTTTGAACCATTTCGTCGAACAGGCTCAACAACTCGAGGATCTCGGGACGGATACTATTTGCATCAAAGACATGGCGGGGCTTCTCCCTCCGTTTGAAGCGTACGAACTCTTAACTCGCCTCAAATCCACGGTTCGAGTGCCCATTCATCTGCATACCCACTACACGTCCGGCATGGCTTCCATGTCCGCGCTGATGGCGGTTCTGGGTGGCTTGGACATTCTGGATACGGCTATGTCTCCACTCGCGGGTGGAACCTCGCACCCTCCGACAGAATCGTTTATCGCGGCACTACGGAATACTCCCTATGATACGGGGCTGGATCTTCAGCAACTCGCCCCCGCAGCGGAAGGTTTACGGAACGCGCGTAAGCGTTACCGGCAATTTGAAAGTGACTTTACCGGCGTGGACACCGATATTCTGGTCTCTCAGGTACCTGGAGGCATGCTGTCGAATTTAGCCGCCCAATTAGCCGAACAAAACGCCTTGGATAAAATGAAAGAAGTGCTCGCAGAAATCCCGCGAGTCCGGAAAGACATGGGGTACCCTCCCCTAGTCACGCCATCAAGCCAAATCGTCGGTACGCAGGCCACGTTGAACGTGCTCACTGGAGAACGATACAAAGTGATCACGAATGAAACGAAGAATTATTTTCGCGGCCTGTATGGCAAACCGCCAGGGTCACTGAACTCGGACATTCGGAAACAATCCCTTGAAGGTGAACAGCCGGTCAAAGGCCGCCCTGCCGACAGCCTCGATCCCGAGCTTCTCGATGCGCAGGAGGAGTTAAAGGAGAAGGAAACTTCCGATGAAGATATTATTTCGTACGCGATGTTGCCATCGGTCGCGCTCCAATTCTTTGATGAACGCGAGCGTGGGGAACTGAAGCCTGAACTACTCGAACCTCGAGGGGAAGGGGGACCATTCGTCGCCACAGATCTGCATCTGGCTCCGGTGGAGTTTAAGGTCACGGTCCATGGAGAGTCCTATCATATTCGGGTGTCGGGAGCCGGACGAACCGTTGACGGCATTAAACCCTACTACATCAAGGTTGATGACAAACTGGAAGAAGTATACCTGGAACCGCTACAGGAAGTGCTTGCGGGAGGGCCGGAGACGGCTGTCGCGCACGAAACGAAATCTGCAGGGCGCCCCAAGCCCAGCCAACCTGGCGACGTCACGACCCCCATGCCGGGCAGAGTCGTCAAAGTCTTCGTCAGTGAAGGCGATACGGTCGAATCGGGTGATCCCCTGCTCGTCGTGGAAGCCATGAAAATGGAAAACCGCATACAGGCCCCGATTGCCGGAAGTGTTTCGGCCATTCATGTTCAAGAAGGCGATGAGGTAAACCCGGACGAAACGCTGATTCAACTCGAGTAA
- a CDS encoding zinc ribbon domain-containing protein, which translates to MPLYEYVCDTCENQYEIMQSLNAKAEDTACPKCNGTNSRRIMSAFASKVVGTHKTGFQEMKAYDMLGERMNKFNKLPPIMGQRAAPTADNAMPSGSGPSDSV; encoded by the coding sequence ATGCCTTTATACGAATATGTCTGCGATACATGCGAAAATCAATACGAAATCATGCAATCACTCAACGCCAAGGCAGAAGATACGGCTTGTCCAAAGTGTAACGGGACGAACAGCCGGCGGATCATGTCTGCGTTTGCCTCAAAAGTCGTGGGCACTCATAAAACCGGCTTCCAGGAAATGAAGGCCTACGACATGCTGGGTGAACGTATGAATAAATTTAACAAGCTTCCTCCGATCATGGGACAACGTGCCGCGCCAACGGCGGACAATGCCATGCCATCGGGCTCAGGTCCCAGTGATTCGGTGTAA
- the tenA gene encoding thiaminase II produces the protein MSFSAQLKKQATAVWKAQLTHPFVLALGNGTLSARKFQYYILQDARYLEELARTFAAGAMRATDAETARHFSKLIEETILVERGLHESYGKRWKLSAKHMRTTPLSPTNYAYCRHMRSVAQEGTVGEITAVALPCAWIYCEVGKHLLKKGAPPSSHPYREWLHMYGSPEFAEVAAWMRALVDRQAKSAGSAEKARMQEAFVISSRYEWMFWDMAWREETWPV, from the coding sequence ATGTCATTTTCAGCTCAACTCAAAAAACAGGCCACGGCGGTATGGAAGGCGCAACTCACGCATCCGTTCGTGCTTGCACTTGGCAATGGAACGCTCTCGGCTCGAAAATTTCAATACTATATCTTGCAAGATGCTCGGTATCTTGAAGAACTGGCCAGAACCTTCGCGGCGGGAGCCATGCGCGCCACCGACGCAGAGACCGCACGTCACTTTTCCAAACTGATAGAGGAGACCATTCTCGTCGAACGCGGACTCCATGAAAGCTATGGCAAACGTTGGAAACTCTCGGCGAAACACATGCGAACGACTCCCCTGTCTCCGACCAATTATGCCTACTGCCGGCACATGCGAAGCGTGGCGCAAGAAGGAACTGTGGGAGAAATTACCGCGGTTGCCCTTCCCTGCGCATGGATTTATTGTGAAGTCGGCAAGCATCTTCTGAAGAAAGGCGCGCCGCCATCTTCTCATCCCTACCGGGAGTGGCTCCACATGTACGGATCGCCGGAATTTGCAGAAGTCGCGGCTTGGATGCGTGCACTCGTCGATCGACAGGCCAAGTCAGCCGGCTCGGCCGAAAAAGCCAGGATGCAGGAAGCGTTCGTGATCAGTTCACGCTACGAATGGATGTTTTGGGACATGGCCTGGCGGGAAGAGACATGGCCGGTTTAA
- a CDS encoding TIGR04211 family SH3 domain-containing protein yields the protein MKCWKSCVGFLSVFLVLTLFSHLFAAVGDVNYISDELKVPLRSGPSTAHRILHRGLPSGTQLTILAVDEEEGFTQIRTDGGTEGWLPSQYLVVEPIARHKLTAANRRIQQLQSKLDEERKTRVSIQTEYKDAETNNRTLSSQAQTLSKELEDLKRISGDAMNEHARNVELSKQNERLVEEVGQLSTTVRNLEANVERDWLLYGGGLVLIGLILGIMLKARPQRPGGGYSRYS from the coding sequence TTGAAATGTTGGAAGTCTTGCGTCGGCTTTCTCTCGGTTTTTCTCGTTCTGACATTGTTCTCCCACTTGTTTGCGGCGGTCGGAGATGTCAATTACATTTCCGATGAGTTGAAGGTGCCATTGCGAAGTGGACCGTCGACAGCTCATCGTATTCTTCACCGTGGGCTTCCCAGTGGAACCCAACTCACGATTCTTGCGGTCGATGAAGAGGAGGGGTTTACGCAAATACGGACTGACGGTGGAACGGAGGGGTGGTTGCCAAGTCAGTACCTCGTCGTTGAACCCATCGCCCGGCATAAACTGACCGCGGCCAACCGGCGCATTCAGCAGTTGCAAAGCAAACTGGATGAGGAACGCAAGACACGAGTGAGCATCCAGACCGAATACAAAGATGCGGAGACGAACAATCGGACGCTCAGTTCTCAGGCGCAAACGCTGTCCAAAGAACTCGAAGATTTAAAACGCATATCCGGTGATGCGATGAATGAGCATGCGAGAAATGTTGAGTTGAGCAAGCAGAATGAACGGTTGGTCGAGGAGGTTGGGCAGCTATCCACGACCGTGAGAAACCTGGAAGCCAATGTCGAGCGTGATTGGTTGTTGTATGGTGGAGGACTTGTTCTGATTGGCCTCATTCTCGGGATCATGCTCAAGGCTCGTCCCCAACGGCCTGGTGGCGGCTATTCCCGGTATAGTTAA
- a CDS encoding RHS repeat-associated core domain-containing protein: MSLRFELPQLEPRQANPLVRLVSHSGPASTSITPAATSVLSGATVTFSWSYTAGGTSGADVAYKYTGKELDDSTGLYFYEARYYDPDLGRFISADTIVPSVTDPQALNRYSYARNNPILFTNPSGHFFKKQFKSIKKAFKKFEKAGWKYRHYWNPSTIAIDYALTNPTIGPYARMVGAAAASYFGPVAATGFAAYTTRLDGGSFGDVIKAGAIAGGTAYAFGQADLYLGDSVSGIAAHGVIGGTSAELQGGSFVKGFAISAGTKSLSVAAIKMRETMLAQSEVNPNNSSGTSARFRGDGRKLAGGRCIVAVDCAAQRPSPLGGVQGGKGSIFGIPYGPGSFADLFAEAYAGPHDFLNSPYWYTAFGNAKDFLAQGSLYGKFLDGFGEVYSAANVLVATPFVAASVIPSSAYIPLLGR, from the coding sequence TTGAGTCTGCGTTTTGAGCTCCCACAACTGGAGCCTAGGCAAGCGAATCCGCTGGTGCGTTTGGTTTCCCATAGCGGACCGGCTTCTACCAGCATCACCCCCGCTGCCACTAGTGTTCTCTCGGGAGCAACCGTAACGTTTTCCTGGAGCTACACGGCTGGAGGTACGAGCGGAGCCGATGTCGCCTACAAGTACACGGGGAAAGAGCTGGATGATTCCACCGGACTCTACTTCTACGAAGCCCGATATTATGATCCTGACCTGGGCCGATTCATTTCAGCCGATACCATTGTCCCCAGTGTCACCGACCCCCAAGCTCTTAATCGGTATAGCTATGCGAGAAATAATCCGATTCTTTTTACCAATCCATCAGGGCACTTCTTTAAGAAACAGTTTAAAAGTATTAAGAAGGCCTTCAAAAAATTTGAAAAGGCAGGATGGAAATATCGACATTATTGGAATCCTAGTACGATTGCGATTGACTACGCCTTAACGAATCCTACGATCGGACCCTATGCACGGATGGTAGGGGCGGCAGCTGCTTCATATTTTGGCCCTGTAGCGGCGACGGGTTTTGCCGCGTACACCACTCGATTAGATGGTGGATCGTTCGGAGATGTAATCAAAGCAGGAGCCATAGCCGGTGGAACGGCATATGCATTTGGACAAGCTGACCTCTACCTAGGCGACAGTGTATCTGGCATTGCTGCTCATGGTGTCATAGGAGGCACGTCAGCTGAATTGCAGGGTGGAAGTTTTGTTAAAGGGTTTGCCATTTCTGCTGGGACAAAAAGCCTATCTGTTGCAGCCATTAAAATGCGAGAAACTATGCTTGCACAATCTGAAGTAAATCCCAACAATAGCAGTGGAACAAGTGCGAGGTTTAGGGGAGATGGCCGAAAACTAGCAGGAGGACGTTGCATTGTTGCAGTGGATTGTGCGGCACAGCGTCCTTCGCCACTTGGAGGTGTCCAAGGGGGTAAAGGATCTATATTTGGAATACCCTATGGACCTGGTTCATTTGCAGATCTGTTCGCTGAAGCCTATGCCGGGCCCCATGATTTTCTAAATAGTCCTTATTGGTATACTGCTTTCGGAAATGCAAAAGATTTCCTCGCTCAAGGAAGTCTATATGGTAAGTTTCTCGATGGGTTTGGTGAAGTTTACAGCGCAGCTAACGTTCTTGTCGCAACACCTTTTGTCGCGGCATCAGTTATTCCGAGTTCTGCTTATATCCCACTATTGGGGCGATAA
- a CDS encoding alpha/beta fold hydrolase, with product MSITLHRVLSAFVACVFIGCLGCAKSTMPPPLIESIQRLPLKSVHVDGNRIVYVETGSGAPLILLHGFGGSIWNWEHQQLALAQHYRILTLDLLGSGQSAKPDIPYTTSHLVTFLLHFMDAVDIDHATLIGNSMGAGLAMAVALSAPDRVKALTLIAGFPQALEGAIHSPLYNRFLHHRPPLWLAQFANKLSGRWATRRVLEEILYDHSLLTAVVIERSFVNRHQRDILPPLYSLTDHLDEWEERYGPRLGEIQHPVLILWGEEDNVFSPTMAEDLARILPNARSHRIPQAGHLLQWEKPDEVNAQIISFLKTLNPHSST from the coding sequence TTGTCGATCACGCTCCATCGTGTGCTGTCCGCCTTTGTCGCATGCGTGTTCATCGGATGCTTGGGATGCGCGAAATCCACTATGCCCCCGCCCCTCATCGAATCGATCCAACGCCTTCCCCTGAAATCGGTTCACGTCGATGGCAACCGGATTGTATATGTTGAGACGGGCTCCGGAGCACCACTCATTTTACTGCACGGTTTTGGAGGATCCATTTGGAATTGGGAACATCAACAACTGGCATTGGCCCAACACTATCGCATTCTGACGCTTGATCTTTTAGGGTCCGGGCAATCCGCGAAACCTGACATTCCCTATACCACATCTCACCTGGTGACCTTTCTCCTGCATTTCATGGATGCGGTCGACATTGACCATGCAACCTTAATCGGAAATTCCATGGGTGCCGGCCTGGCGATGGCCGTCGCGCTTTCCGCGCCTGATCGCGTCAAAGCCTTGACCCTCATCGCTGGATTTCCTCAAGCCCTGGAAGGGGCAATCCACTCCCCGCTCTACAACAGGTTTTTGCACCACCGTCCGCCCCTCTGGCTTGCCCAATTCGCGAACAAGCTCTCAGGAAGATGGGCGACCAGGAGGGTGCTTGAGGAAATTCTCTACGACCACTCGTTACTTACCGCTGTCGTGATTGAACGGTCCTTCGTTAATCGTCACCAACGTGATATCCTCCCGCCTCTCTACTCCCTCACCGATCATCTCGATGAATGGGAAGAACGATATGGCCCTCGACTCGGAGAGATCCAACATCCCGTGCTTATCCTCTGGGGAGAAGAAGACAACGTCTTCTCCCCGACTATGGCAGAAGACCTCGCACGCATACTACCAAACGCCCGGTCACATCGAATTCCCCAGGCCGGACACCTGTTACAGTGGGAAAAACCGGACGAGGTCAATGCCCAGATCATTTCGTTCCTCAAGACGCTTAATCCACACTCGTCCACGTGA
- a CDS encoding substrate-binding domain-containing protein, with the protein MKQILSILIILLFFSLLGSHPLLAEDGPPDHSELAGTLLISGNGPEQHLIASLGEAFEEIHPLASVDVFWHENAKPIRMLELKETHIGVTGQVSPHLRSTVVARDGIAIVTNFSNPVSEMSVQQLADVFSGHTRFWSQVYEEAPEMKITLINRSDNQNIRQGFLEVLGIKRIARSAKVIAQERHAINAVTGDLAAIAFVSITPALRAKEDGVAINLVFVDKVEPEYQTVLDKTYPVQRPIVFHTDTNPMPLTLAFEQFTLSPEGQRIIKMNKYYPLATE; encoded by the coding sequence ATGAAACAGATACTCTCCATCCTTATCATCTTGTTGTTTTTTTCTCTACTTGGGAGCCACCCCCTTCTGGCAGAAGATGGTCCTCCTGATCATTCGGAATTAGCCGGGACTCTCCTGATCTCGGGGAATGGCCCTGAACAACATCTCATTGCCAGCCTCGGCGAAGCGTTTGAAGAGATCCATCCGTTAGCCTCAGTTGACGTGTTCTGGCATGAAAACGCCAAACCGATTCGCATGCTCGAATTGAAAGAAACCCATATCGGCGTGACTGGCCAGGTATCTCCCCACCTTCGATCGACGGTCGTCGCCCGTGATGGCATTGCCATTGTCACGAATTTTTCTAACCCTGTCTCAGAAATGAGCGTTCAGCAGCTGGCCGACGTTTTTTCGGGGCATACCCGATTCTGGTCTCAGGTGTATGAAGAAGCGCCTGAGATGAAAATCACCCTCATCAATCGATCAGATAATCAGAATATTCGACAAGGATTTCTCGAGGTCCTGGGAATCAAACGGATTGCACGCTCAGCCAAGGTGATTGCGCAGGAACGTCATGCCATCAATGCGGTGACGGGGGATTTAGCGGCCATCGCATTCGTATCGATCACGCCAGCCTTGCGCGCCAAAGAGGATGGAGTGGCCATCAACCTGGTTTTTGTGGATAAAGTTGAACCTGAGTATCAAACCGTGTTGGATAAAACGTATCCGGTCCAACGTCCGATCGTGTTTCATACGGACACGAACCCAATGCCATTGACTCTCGCGTTTGAACAATTCACCTTGTCTCCTGAAGGACAACGTATCATTAAGATGAACAAGTACTACCCACTAGCGACTGAATGA